DNA from Cydia pomonella isolate Wapato2018A chromosome 14, ilCydPomo1, whole genome shotgun sequence:
CCCAATATTTGTTGGGAGAGTGCGGAGGGTTCAGGAACTAACGCTGCATTTCCGGTTTTGGCTCTTGCCACTCGGGCTCGAGCCGCTTAGTCGCAGGCCTTTTTCTTTAAGTCGCAACACATCTATAAAATgtgaatacaaaaaaattgtcACCTGCTATATAACTCTGATGATtgatattttaatcatttaaatACATCATTTGTCATGTCAGTATTGTCCTCGATAAGATAGAAaaaagtaaatgaaaactacTTTTGTATTTAGTACTTACGTGTTTCCATTGCTCCACACTTTTAAGGGGGCCGATTTCTGATAACAGACCCAGGAGTTTGGCCCACTCAGCGTCCATCTTTTGACCGCCGAGTATTGGGCAGGTATATTCGCCTACGGCAAATAGTGAGTTTGCCACCATGTACTTAATCCACCAAAGTTTTTAACTGCACGTTAGTGTTCCGAACTCTAAAACAGCATTCATAAGATTAATTGAAAGGTctaacattataaaattacgaagttctcttcaaaataaaactataggttGAACACTATTAGTGCTCCAAACTCTAAAACCGCATTCATAAGATTCATTGAAAGgtctaatattataaaaatacgaaATACGTGTGCTACTCTAACCTTATGCGTTATACCCAAAAGTATTTCTTGTGAGTTTTAACATATGGGAGGTATCTGGAAATATAGCTACTTTCCTTCCCTTATGCATGAACACGGGGTTAATTTCTTCGCCATCTAATTTTCATCTTATATTTACTaagataaaagatccagctttaattttatgtaagattcgaCCATTTAAACAAGAAACAGAAATAACTAGGGATCAAAAGCACCTCGAACAGGTCGCGTATTACATAATTAGTTAATTAGGACTACACGTATGCTAGGATTTCACAAATAAAAGATCTTCTACAACATCATAACTCAATCCAGTTAACCAACCATTGACAGTATGTTTGCATTCGTAGTACTTTAATGCGTATATATTGACCTTtttataaattagattataCAAGTGTGCAGCTTGTACTTCGAACTGTCTAGCTGCCATTGCAGACTTGATAAGAGGCATAGGTGCGACTGTTCGGGCTCTTCTGTGTTTTACATTGACAGTTTTAAAAGGTAGATTTTTATGGAGTCTTAAAACTACGGCTGTGAActattaatacctaataataagaaaactaaTAACCATCCGggtaattaattacttagtttTGAAGACGGTGCCAAACCAATAAAAACATACTTTGCTtgatgaatgaattaatgagtaaacaatgtattttttattcaagtGAACTGGTTTTAGTTCTCTACTACTTTGGTTTGGCATCGacttcaaaaactaagttattaCCCGGatggttattaattttcttattttaggtATACATTATTTTTGGCAGTAATTTGCTTTACGACGGGATAGGGACTGGACAAGGATACCCCTATCCTTATCCTGGGGTTTGGGTTGGGGTATCCTTggtgttttgtgtttttatactGCGAAGGACTATAGGACAGATATTGGagacagagggcctaccgcgaacaccgaagtttttGTCTTTTACTCCAACTAAGGCGTCTTTAGAGTTAGTGAGAAAGATggccgcaatttgcgaatttctgtGTTCGCGACAGGCCCTCAGGTCTTCTTTAAAGGAAACGCCAACATAAGAGACAGTCAATATCGAAAGGGAtcttataaaattttacttgaactTCAACGCGctttttgtttaatttcaaCGCGGTAATGCGGCGAGCGTTTTGGGCACCTTTGTGTCTGGGATGACGCGGGGTGGGATTTTTGACTGACGGCCTTATTTTGGATTAGAgtttgtggtttttttttaattatttgtttttaattctttcttttatttatacttttttttgtaaattaaattttagtattgtaataattatgtgattttaataatttattttaatgtattgtttaagtatgtatttgttATCTTTATAGTATGTAATTGTTTAGTtcatttaagatttatttaagactgtcctgtataaaatttaaataaatatatttgacttgAACTGATGTATTTCCACTTCCCTATGATCTGATGATATGAGCAAGCCAAAGGTTACCTTCTTCTTCCTTAAAAACACGGGAcgcgatacttaaatacagtgacagccccgtatatacgggacgtatggcaaccctacttagtgggattagtccggtttcctcacgttgTTTTTCTGCACCGggaacgactggtaaatatcaaattatatttcgtacataagttccgaaaaactcattggtacgagccggggtttgaacccgcgacctccggattgaaagtcgcactcTAAGaacgctaggccaccagcgaaCAAGCTAAAGGGTACCATAAAGTGAAACCTTATACATGACCTCTCTACCTACATAAATCGAAATGTACCTACAGTATCGTACTATAAACTGACTGACTGCTTgagctcagcgatccaaaaataatcttggcctctgaaacgagagaacgccacctgtcccgatccagcgcggtttcctgccatgaattggcattcagcccacgcaggtccgcctccacgacatcacacagTATCGTACAATAGCTTCATTGAATTTTGAACGGCTTCCTGGCCccgtcggtagtgaccctgcctacgaagcaggaagtcccgggttcaaatcttggtaaggccAGTTATTTATCTGTTAAGGGcattcacaaatatttgttcctgagttatggatttttatatgtatttaagtatgtaattcgcttaatgccgcgccacgataagatccgaccggaccggtacaggtacgttcgtttcgtccgtgaaattttatttaaacttagtgttaagtatgtttgTCATGTTGTATCTCTTTTTGCATTAGCTTGTCTACTGTGCgtaatttatttcggtttattttatgtatatgtttctttccttttgtttgttaccttccgtgattatttcgcactcgatggtctcatcggaagatcagcgctggaagtcgccagcaacatgctgagatgaggccatttcgtgacactttacccTCACtatatatctgtggccctagtgaaaaagggtacaagtctctggcagcgcaggtgtaaaggggtgtaagttccacgtaacactatgcccttatacacctaaactgccagagacttgtaccctttttcactagggccacagatatgttctcttttatgtatgtctattactgtttgtgtgtttatgaataaaacaaattctattctattttatttaaatcttttatCTGTACACGGCGGGAATAAGTTGATTACTCGAGATATAAACTTGAAGAAATTTGATCTTAAAATAGAAGGTTccaatttctttaattttatatctcgAGAGAGATATATCATCGtgtagtacccacaacacaagctttattgagcttactgtggggctagaTCAATtcgtgtaagattgtcccataatatttattattcttattttgttcctaataACTATTATGGTAAAAAACCTTTGGGAAAGTCGTCACTCAAAATAATTTCCGCTGTACTTGCGGATGATGACGTATCTGCGGGTAAAAAGGCccaggggcctatttctcgaacgatattagtctaatattattagtgtgttgccatggtaacgcatacgacttgacagttcgtggactaataacaataatatcagTCTAATTCCGTTCGAGAAATAGGTCCCAGCTAAGGAGTATTtgtaataaattgaaaaatatccaGTTCAATCAACAAGTTTCATtactttaatacattttatacaaaatataaatgataaaaatacaaattattgttattatcattATCAGTCTGAAATAACGAGTaggtatacagtgtgtaaatccaatacgggcgataaattaaaccagatacaGAATTATTTATCCGAGTTTATCTGTAtaaatttaccgagcagcaaaTTCAATGTaggtactgcaaacattacgagacataacatgacatgacattgcgagatacgagctttttatagtaaatgCAAACAAGagttgacagttactttaatTAGCTCGTATTTCGTAACTTGTGTGTTGGTTTACATTGGgcccgaattattttgtatggttaatattttcattgtatttcttagcaaaatttatctaatttatctcaatatacttgtTAAGTCCTATGCTAatcaccgtttaaatattcacccgtattgaatttacacactgtacaTTGTTAagattgaatttaaatttaagaaGCGTCTCTGGCAGTTGAAGGTTTATTTTGGTGATAAGAATCACTGGAGGATGAGTTCGGATAACCTTCTTTTTCAACTAACTCCATAGCTTCTTGCAGAGTCAAATTGTAGATGAAAGTCTGTACGACCCCGTTGTTGTCAACGGTGATGAATAAATGTCCAAATCCTGGCTGGTTGAGATTCTTCGGATCGACGATTGCTGCAATTTCATGGTCCACCATGCGTCGCAATTGATGGTCAGATAGCGTGTAATTGAACCCATTGATGCCAATCAGTTGATGAGTAGTTGTTACCGGTACTTCTCCAGATTTTAGCTTTTGGCTCAAGTCTAGCAAGTCTTGGGATGTCAGAATTGTTTTGGTGCCATCCTTGGTTACTGATTGGATGTAAGGCAGGTACAGGCGTTTGTATGATCCATCGAATTCGACCCTGCCGTCAACGGGCGCTGACGCAACCTGTTGGTAGTGAATTaatgtgttatttattaatcacGTAAATTGTTATGCAACTTTGGGAACACAtcgaattatttttatcaaatattttgatttgtgtattTAAAGTAACATGGTAACTGACATGGAATTTACGTTATCGCCCCATCGAATATACGTATGGGGcgtttaaactttatattttggatatttcaagttttatttttctaaagttattaatgtaattttactcataAGGTAACGTACTTTTGATGACagtttttttaatctttcaaaTTTACTTACGAAATAAACTCATTTAaacacttaacgattacaccctgtataaattataaaccgaaatagatgtcatatattacAGAAGCCCTCCTTAGAAAGACTAGGCGTCTGTAACCAGCTCTAAGGATAGGATAGGATAGGATGTGCGAGTACGTACTGCTTACCCGGAGCTGGTCAATGACGCCTAGGCTGAGttttggccgaacgttaattagaattaaatgtcaataaataattaaatataaattatataaattgaaccgtaaatatGTAACCCTCCGTTACGGTTAATGGTTAATtctcaatattttcaattttaattaactttcggccaacactgcctaGTCTTTCTGTGGTGGCACAAAATCAAGAAATGGGAACAGGTTACGTCGTGGCGAGGTAGACTAGGGGTTCATGGCGTTGGTCGCGATAGCTAAAGGTCGGATCCGGCCTTCATCCCTGAATGAATGTTTTATTGCATATATAGTAATTCAGGTTACAATAGCAGATACAATTGCATATAAATAGGCTGGAATGtttcgtcactttttctttgatttaagtatgacatctatttcagtttacgctaatttcttatttaatatataacgAATAATATATGTATCAAGATTTTCTGtcatttatgttattttttatgaatttatttattttaataggtatatatactaaataaattgcTGATAAAGTGAGCAAATAAGACATCAGATTTTTCACAAACaataacaaatcaaattattttaatcaatatttttatgtgttttttaaatagtcaCAATACTAggtaccagggatcggaaaccggtattttttgtataggaacgaaaccggtattttttgtatgggaacgaaaccggtattttttgtatgggaacgaaaacggtattttttcgttctttgttaattatttcatttctacttgggcaatctaataatacgaagtcgttatctaaaaacacaaccgagtcctatatttggagtataaaataaacggaaatatatgtttattttaaagtttttccaaaaaaccggttcgaTCCCTGCTAGgtactttataaattataaaccgtAATAGATGCCATATACTCTTCTATTCTTCATTGGGTTTTATAActtaaaagaattttataagtGTGTAAACTTAAATTTATAGTAAAcctttttgtttgtttgtttaaactttattgcacaaatttacaaaaagagtacaaatggcggacttaacgccttgaggcattctctaccagtcaaccattgggctaaacagaaatagtttggtgcaggattgtaaagagttgatatggaaatagacacaagtcgagactactatgatactatacttacattacttacacaaataatttttgtttaataaattaagataaaaaaaaattgtatacccGATAAGGGTAAAACTGTACTGTACCTACACagtttatagttcgtgtcacccacgttgacacgcagatttgtcaaatctaacccttaATAACGTGACAACACGAGTCAAGgaacgcgtcgtcgtgaatgacacgatccatATGCTCTTAAACGGCtccccattatttttgttacaccttgtatattctCATTATTAGTcagtacaattaaataaataaataaaaataaaaaaaaatttatttcgtgaaaaaacacgtatacaattaaaacaaaatatgggTTTT
Protein-coding regions in this window:
- the LOC133525268 gene encoding uncharacterized protein LOC133525268 — encoded protein: MFVPTFVVLFTLAIYQVASAPVDGRVEFDGSYKRLYLPYIQSVTKDGTKTILTSQDLLDLSQKLKSGEVPVTTTHQLIGINGFNYTLSDHQLRRMVDHEIAAIVDPKNLNQPGFGHLFITVDNNGVVQTFIYNLTLQEAMELVEKEGYPNSSSSDSYHQNKPSTARDAS